In the genome of Rhodamnia argentea isolate NSW1041297 chromosome 3, ASM2092103v1, whole genome shotgun sequence, one region contains:
- the LOC115756634 gene encoding signaling peptide TAXIMIN 1-like, producing the protein MCCCCDDEGCECRPLGFLLGLPFAFLALLLSIVGVVIWIIGLPLSCICPCCFCITVVVEFALGLIKAPILIMKWFTSKIPC; encoded by the exons ATGTGCTGCTGCTGCGACGACGAGGGCTGCGAATGCCGGCCGCTCGGGTTCCTCCTGGGCCTTCCCTTCGCGTTCCTCGCGCTCCTCCTGTCCATCGTCGGCGTCGTGATCTGGATCATCGG ACTGCCCTTGTCTTGCATATGCCCGTGTTGCTTCTGCATCACGGTGGTGGTTGAGTTCGCTCTGGGGTTGATCAAGGCTCCTATTCTGATCATGAAGTGGTTCACCTCCAAGATCCCTTGTTGA
- the LOC115756631 gene encoding DEAD-box ATP-dependent RNA helicase 36 isoform X2 has translation MNQESQVDEDFPLFRKCSKHPKALPSLSIATSSSSASLPAETSIEQVEKVTEDTSLAGTGSKDFATFGDLGLAEWAVQTCKELGMRKPTPVQAHCIPQILAGRDVLGLAQTGSGKTAAFALPILHRLSLDPYGIFALVITPTRELAYQLAEQFRALGSCLHLRCTVIVGGMDMLSQAQSLMKRPHVVISTPGRIKVLLDENPDIPPLFSNTKFLVLDEADRVLDVGFEEELRVIFQCLPKKRQTLLFSATITSDLQTLLKLSSNKAFFYEAYEGFKTVDTLKQQYIFIPKNVKDVYLFHVLSKMEDMGIRSVMIFVSTCRSCHLLSLLLEELDQEAAALHSLKSQNLRLAALHRFKSGQVPILLATDVASRGLDIPTVDLVINYDIPQFPRDYVHRVGRTARAGRGGLAISFVTQRAYGVPLAFPIFKLSVARHL, from the exons ATGAACCAGGAGTCCCAGGTGGATGAGGACTTCCCCCTCTTCCGCAAATGCTCCAAACACCCTAAAGCGCTACCGTCATTATCAATAGCtacttcctcctcctctgccaGTCTCCCAGCTGAGACGTCGATAGAGCAAGTGGAGAAAGTGACGGAGGATACTAGCCTTGCTGGCACCGGATCAAAGGATTTCGCAACGTTCGGAGATTTAGGGTTGGCTGAATGGGCAGTGCAGACATGCAAGGAGCTGGGGATGCGCAAGCCAACTCCTGTCCAGGCTCACTGCATCCCACAAATCCTGGCCGGTCGAGATGTTCTAGGCTTGGCCCAGACCGGCTCGGGAAAGACCGCTGCCTTTGCACTGCCCATTCTCCACCGCCTATCCCTTGACCCCTATGGCATATTCGCCCTCGTTATCACTCCCACCAG GGAATTGGCTTATCAGCTGGCAGAGCAGTTCAGGGCGTTGGGGTCGTGCCTGCACCTGAGGTGTACTGTGATAGTGGGAGGAATGGACATGTTGAGCCAGGCCCAGAGTCTGATGAAAAGGCCTCACGTTGTCATCTCCACCCCAGGCAGGATCAAGGTCTTGCTTGATGAGAATCCTGACATCCCTCCTCTTTTCTCCAACACCAAG TTCCTAGTTTTGGATGAAGCAGATAGAGTGTTGGATGTTGGTTTTGAAGAGGAGCTTAGAGTAATCTTTCAGTGTTTGCCAAAGAAACGGCAGACCCTGTTATTTTCTGCTACAATTACCAGTGATCTCCAGACGTTGCTCAAGCTTTCTTCAAATAAGGCTTTCTTTTATGAGGCATATGAAGGTTTCAAGACAGTTGACACTCTCAAACAGCAGTACATATTCATCCCAAAAAATGTCAAGGATGTCTATTTATTTCATGTTTTGTCCAAAATGGAAGACATGGGTATCCGCTCGGTCATGATATTTGTCTCCACCTGCAG AAGTTGTCACCTTCTAAGTTTATTGCTGGAAGAACTTGATCAAGAAGCTGCAGCGTTGCATTCTTTAAAATCCCAGAATTTACGGCTTGCTGCTCTACACCGTTTCAAATCTGGTCAAGTTCCTATACTACTTGCAACTGATGTTGCAAGTCGCGGTCTGGATATACCTACTGTTGACCTTGTCATTAACTATGACATCCCCCA GTTTCCTCGAGATTACGTCCATCGTGTTGGCCGTACTGCAAGAGCAGGCAGAGGAGGGTTAGCTATTAGTTTTGTTACCCAG AGAGCATATGGAGTGCCTTTGGCATTCCCGATATTCAAACTTTCTGTAGCACGACATTTATAG
- the LOC115756631 gene encoding DEAD-box ATP-dependent RNA helicase 36 isoform X1, with the protein MNQESQVDEDFPLFRKCSKHPKALPSLSIATSSSSASLPAETSIEQVEKVTEDTSLAGTGSKDFATFGDLGLAEWAVQTCKELGMRKPTPVQAHCIPQILAGRDVLGLAQTGSGKTAAFALPILHRLSLDPYGIFALVITPTRELAYQLAEQFRALGSCLHLRCTVIVGGMDMLSQAQSLMKRPHVVISTPGRIKVLLDENPDIPPLFSNTKFLVLDEADRVLDVGFEEELRVIFQCLPKKRQTLLFSATITSDLQTLLKLSSNKAFFYEAYEGFKTVDTLKQQYIFIPKNVKDVYLFHVLSKMEDMGIRSVMIFVSTCRSCHLLSLLLEELDQEAAALHSLKSQNLRLAALHRFKSGQVPILLATDVASRGLDIPTVDLVINYDIPQFPRDYVHRVGRTARAGRGGLAISFVTQDDITLIQEIEADLGRQLEKFECKENKVLSDITKVYKARRVAAMKMTDDGFEEKVRERKKQKRKTMARKGLLNKRSNKRKRRSNTS; encoded by the exons ATGAACCAGGAGTCCCAGGTGGATGAGGACTTCCCCCTCTTCCGCAAATGCTCCAAACACCCTAAAGCGCTACCGTCATTATCAATAGCtacttcctcctcctctgccaGTCTCCCAGCTGAGACGTCGATAGAGCAAGTGGAGAAAGTGACGGAGGATACTAGCCTTGCTGGCACCGGATCAAAGGATTTCGCAACGTTCGGAGATTTAGGGTTGGCTGAATGGGCAGTGCAGACATGCAAGGAGCTGGGGATGCGCAAGCCAACTCCTGTCCAGGCTCACTGCATCCCACAAATCCTGGCCGGTCGAGATGTTCTAGGCTTGGCCCAGACCGGCTCGGGAAAGACCGCTGCCTTTGCACTGCCCATTCTCCACCGCCTATCCCTTGACCCCTATGGCATATTCGCCCTCGTTATCACTCCCACCAG GGAATTGGCTTATCAGCTGGCAGAGCAGTTCAGGGCGTTGGGGTCGTGCCTGCACCTGAGGTGTACTGTGATAGTGGGAGGAATGGACATGTTGAGCCAGGCCCAGAGTCTGATGAAAAGGCCTCACGTTGTCATCTCCACCCCAGGCAGGATCAAGGTCTTGCTTGATGAGAATCCTGACATCCCTCCTCTTTTCTCCAACACCAAG TTCCTAGTTTTGGATGAAGCAGATAGAGTGTTGGATGTTGGTTTTGAAGAGGAGCTTAGAGTAATCTTTCAGTGTTTGCCAAAGAAACGGCAGACCCTGTTATTTTCTGCTACAATTACCAGTGATCTCCAGACGTTGCTCAAGCTTTCTTCAAATAAGGCTTTCTTTTATGAGGCATATGAAGGTTTCAAGACAGTTGACACTCTCAAACAGCAGTACATATTCATCCCAAAAAATGTCAAGGATGTCTATTTATTTCATGTTTTGTCCAAAATGGAAGACATGGGTATCCGCTCGGTCATGATATTTGTCTCCACCTGCAG AAGTTGTCACCTTCTAAGTTTATTGCTGGAAGAACTTGATCAAGAAGCTGCAGCGTTGCATTCTTTAAAATCCCAGAATTTACGGCTTGCTGCTCTACACCGTTTCAAATCTGGTCAAGTTCCTATACTACTTGCAACTGATGTTGCAAGTCGCGGTCTGGATATACCTACTGTTGACCTTGTCATTAACTATGACATCCCCCA GTTTCCTCGAGATTACGTCCATCGTGTTGGCCGTACTGCAAGAGCAGGCAGAGGAGGGTTAGCTATTAGTTTTGTTACCCAG GATGACATTACATTGATTCAAGAGATTGAGGCAGATCTCGGCAGACAACTTGAGAAGTTTGAATGTAAAGAGAACAAGGTGCTTTCGGACATTACGAAG GTTTACAAGGCCAGACGAGTGGCAGCCATGAAAATGACGGACGATGGCTTTGAGGAAAAGGTGAGAGAGCGTAAAAAGCAGAAACGTAAGACGATGGCTCGGAAGGGTTTATTGAATAAGAGGAGTAACAAGAGAAAACGAAGGTCGAACACCTCCTGA
- the LOC115756632 gene encoding GDSL esterase/lipase At1g31550-like, with amino-acid sequence MASCTASSLFLTQLVVVVALPIISSSSPAGGCFDSIISFGDSLADTGNLLRLSRSDARPTRAGFLPYGETYFRRPTGRFSDGRLVIDFMAEWLGLPFVAPYYGEDGGRSAADFGKGVNFAVAGATALDASFFEGRGMGNSFPNESLRVQLGLFKELLPSLRSTSSDCKEFLGKSLVLMGEIGGNDYNYPFFMGRDLEEMQDIVPLVIEEIVSAISELIDLGAATILVPGNFPIGCLPVYLTQFQSSVKEEYDPSTGCLNWLNEFSQYHNEQLQRKLDHLRELHPRANIVYVDYYNAALRLYRSPDKFGFEGRILRACCGGGGTYNYNSSQSCNSNATVCDDPSSYASWDGIHFTEAAYRWIFKSIADGPFTVPKLDISCPSLALNEPALTESE; translated from the exons atgGCGTCGTGCACAGCATCTTCGCTCTTCCTCACACAGCTGGTCGTCGTCGTCGCgcttccgatcatctcatcatCCTCCCCCGCCGGCGGATGCTTCGACTCCATCATCAGCTTCGGCGACTCGCTCGCGGACACCGGGAACTTGCTCCGCCTCTCCCGCTCCGACGCCCGCCCCACGCGCGCCGGCTTCCTCCCCTACGGCGAGACCTACTTCCGCCGCCCCACTGGCCGCTTCTCCGACGGCCGTCTGGTCATCGATTTCATGG CTGAGTGGCTGGGGCTTCCGTTTGTGGCTCCTTACTACGGGGAGGACGGTGGACGGAGTGCGGCGGATTTCGGGAAGGGCGTGAATTTCGCGGTGGCGGGAGCGACGGCGCTCGATGCGAGCTTCTTCGAAGGGAGGGGGATGGGCAACAGTTTCCCGAACGAGTCTCTGAGGGTTCAGCTGGGCCTCTTCAAAGAGCTTCTGCCTTCTCTACGCAGCACATCTTCGG ATTGCAAAGAATTTCTTGGGAAATCTTTGGTTCTCATGGGAGAGATTGGGGGCAACGACTACAATTATCCCTTCTTCATGGGAAGAGATCTGGAAGAGATGCAGGACATCGTGCCCCTTGTAATTGAGGAGATTGTTTCGGCTATCAGT GAGTTGATTGATTTAGGTGCAGCGACAATATTGGTGCCTGGGAACTTTCCGATTGGATGCTTGCCTGTCTATCTGACGCAGTTCCAGAGTTCAGTCAAGGAAGAATATGATCCGTCAACTGGCTGCCTTAATTGGTTGAATGAATTCTCTCAGTATCACAACGAACAGCTCCAGAGGAAACTCGATCATTTACGAGAGCTTCATCCCCGAGCAAACATTGTGTACGTTGATTACTACAATGCTGCACTCCGCCTTTATCGGTCGCCGGATAAATTCG GGTTTGAAGGCAGGATACTCAGAGCATGctgtggaggaggaggaacttACAATTATAACTCGTCGCAATCATGCAATTCCAACGCAACGGTATGCGACGACCCGTCTTCGTATGCAAGCTGGGATGGTATCCACTTCACGGAAGCAGCATACAGATGGATTTTCAAGAGTATAGCGGATGGTCCATTTACTGTACCTAAATTGGACATCTCTTGTCCTTCACTAGCCTTGAATGAGCCTGCGTTAACCGAGTCCGAGTGA